The following coding sequences lie in one Flexivirga oryzae genomic window:
- a CDS encoding Ig-like domain-containing protein, with the protein MSTQLRHAAVILVALATAMFGQFIGSAAPAHATGTDPATVNFVSSLSPVAVGGTVPLAAYVRDVTLGCIGVHNCDTPKGTVEFSLAGNGRTEKLGSGTLVPVAHLHAQSQTPPASAVVTLPAGTYTLTAHYLGDDTFSPHHRDQPFTVTKASLPAKLDQSSTESASGKSVRFTDIFGATGHAPGPTGTVQFYDNGQPLGFATVMPGAPFISPRAWLDTTKLTPGKHAITAAYSGDANYNAVSAAAVQHTVKYLIPSINPCAIVTCSTTPTPPPNSTCTSSGTEGHAAGDCGVGNVTTTPGPNSTASGTSGAADPGAGGGNGGGNGGGNGAPGNGGANGGGAANDPGASAGPGSTGSGVVAAGTADGSNAAGSAAAAGPVDPQATSGSHLTLWLAIAIVVLLALAAALVLARRRRTPSV; encoded by the coding sequence ATGAGCACCCAGCTTCGGCATGCCGCCGTGATCCTGGTCGCACTGGCGACCGCGATGTTCGGCCAGTTCATCGGATCCGCTGCGCCGGCGCATGCCACGGGCACCGACCCGGCAACGGTCAACTTCGTCTCCTCGCTCAGTCCCGTGGCGGTGGGCGGCACGGTGCCGTTGGCGGCCTACGTACGCGACGTGACGCTCGGCTGCATCGGCGTCCATAACTGTGACACCCCGAAGGGAACGGTCGAGTTCTCGCTCGCCGGGAACGGCCGCACCGAGAAGCTGGGCAGTGGCACGCTCGTCCCGGTGGCGCACCTCCACGCGCAGTCGCAGACGCCTCCCGCCTCGGCCGTCGTCACACTGCCCGCGGGCACCTACACGCTGACCGCCCATTATCTGGGGGACGACACCTTCAGCCCCCACCACCGCGACCAGCCGTTCACCGTCACCAAGGCCTCGCTCCCGGCCAAGCTCGACCAGAGTTCGACCGAGTCCGCCTCCGGCAAGTCCGTGCGGTTCACCGACATCTTCGGCGCCACCGGACACGCACCGGGACCCACGGGGACGGTTCAGTTCTACGACAACGGCCAGCCCCTCGGGTTCGCCACCGTCATGCCAGGAGCGCCGTTCATCAGCCCTCGGGCCTGGCTGGACACGACCAAGCTCACTCCCGGTAAGCACGCGATCACCGCGGCGTACTCCGGCGACGCCAACTACAACGCGGTCTCGGCCGCTGCGGTGCAGCACACCGTGAAGTACCTCATCCCCAGCATCAACCCCTGCGCCATCGTCACCTGCAGCACGACACCCACCCCTCCGCCGAACAGCACCTGCACCAGCTCCGGCACCGAGGGCCATGCGGCCGGTGACTGCGGCGTCGGCAATGTCACGACGACGCCGGGACCGAACTCGACCGCGAGCGGCACCTCCGGCGCCGCTGACCCCGGCGCGGGCGGCGGTAACGGAGGAGGCAACGGCGGCGGCAACGGCGCTCCCGGAAACGGTGGCGCGAACGGCGGTGGCGCGGCGAACGATCCGGGTGCGTCGGCCGGACCGGGGTCGACGGGCAGCGGAGTGGTCGCGGCGGGTACGGCGGACGGGTCCAACGCTGCGGGCTCCGCGGCCGCGGCGGGACCGGTCGATCCGCAGGCCACCAGCGGCTCCCACCTGACCCTGTGGCTTGCCATCGCGATCGTGGTGCTGCTCGCACTGGCAGCCGCGCTCGTCCTGGCCCGCCGGCGGCGGACGCCGAGCGTGTGA
- a CDS encoding hydroxyacid-oxoacid transhydrogenase → MSRPANPETIFTYGAPQLKCGSGASAEIGYDLSRTGARRVLVVTDAGVAATGTPQRVAEQLGEFGIEAQMYDGSHVEPTDESLRAAVDFGRQHGPFDAFVAVGGGSAIDTAKAINLLTTNPGELLDYINAPIGAGRAPQQPLKPLIAVPTTTGTGSESTTVCVLDVLDQHVKTGISHAMPRPTLAVIDPDLTVSQPAGVTASAGMDILCHALESYTAAPYDSFERKRPEQRVPYCGANPIADMWSEKAMSLLAQSFRQAVHDGSDTRARGDMAMAATFAGMGFGNAGVHIPHANAYPIAGQVRDFHPKDYPADEPMVPHGMSVALTAPEAFRYTFPAAPERHLRAAQLLEPGAAQPDDAADFLPSVLIRLMRDIGIPNGIGAVGFGPADIDALVEGAAKQQRLLTISPRPVDDAALAGIFERSLQLW, encoded by the coding sequence ATGAGCAGACCGGCGAACCCGGAGACGATCTTCACCTACGGCGCTCCGCAACTGAAGTGCGGATCCGGCGCCTCCGCCGAGATCGGCTACGACCTGAGCCGCACCGGTGCGCGCCGGGTGCTCGTGGTCACCGACGCCGGTGTCGCCGCGACCGGCACGCCGCAGCGGGTGGCTGAGCAGCTGGGCGAGTTCGGCATCGAGGCGCAGATGTATGACGGCAGCCACGTCGAACCGACCGACGAGAGCCTGCGAGCGGCGGTGGATTTCGGTCGCCAGCACGGCCCCTTCGACGCGTTCGTCGCGGTCGGCGGCGGGTCGGCCATCGACACCGCCAAGGCGATCAACCTGCTGACCACGAACCCCGGTGAGCTGCTCGACTACATCAACGCGCCGATCGGTGCGGGCCGGGCGCCGCAGCAGCCGCTCAAACCGCTGATCGCCGTGCCGACGACGACCGGGACCGGCAGCGAGAGCACCACCGTCTGTGTGCTCGACGTGCTCGACCAGCACGTCAAGACCGGCATCAGCCACGCCATGCCGCGGCCCACCCTGGCCGTGATCGACCCGGACCTGACGGTCAGCCAGCCGGCCGGTGTCACTGCGTCGGCGGGCATGGACATCCTGTGTCACGCGCTGGAGAGCTACACGGCAGCGCCATACGACAGCTTCGAGCGCAAGCGGCCCGAGCAGCGCGTGCCCTACTGCGGCGCCAACCCGATCGCCGACATGTGGTCGGAGAAGGCGATGAGCCTGCTGGCGCAGTCGTTCCGGCAGGCCGTGCATGACGGGTCGGACACCCGGGCCCGCGGCGACATGGCGATGGCCGCCACCTTCGCCGGGATGGGTTTCGGCAACGCCGGAGTGCACATCCCGCACGCGAACGCCTACCCGATCGCCGGCCAGGTCCGCGACTTCCACCCGAAGGACTACCCGGCCGACGAGCCGATGGTTCCGCACGGTATGTCGGTGGCGCTCACCGCGCCGGAGGCGTTCCGCTACACCTTCCCGGCGGCCCCCGAGCGTCACCTCCGGGCGGCACAACTGCTCGAGCCCGGTGCCGCGCAGCCGGACGACGCCGCGGACTTCCTTCCCTCGGTGCTGATCCGGCTGATGCGCGACATCGGCATACCGAACGGCATCGGGGCCGTCGGCTTCGGCCCGGCCGACATCGACGCACTGGTCGAGGGCGCCGCCAAACAGCAGCGGCTGCTGACGATCTCCCCGCGCCCGGTCGACGATGCCGCGCTCGCCGGCATCTTCGAACGCTCGCTGCAGCTGTGGTGA
- a CDS encoding endonuclease domain-containing protein: MTGESAAVRHLVVGRPKRYGADRRSVATELAAEHGGVVHRLALARHGIDRHGIRTEIAAGRWFRSGRHTVAVGSPELSIVARRWRAVWETGSGARLDGASALGAAGMTGFTTSVIDVSLPARNRHHPVAGVRPHRLHHPAPVVGAGIPRVSTEIGTIHAAQWAVSDRQAALLICLPVQQRLTTPARLGLAWRGVNRSARRSFLDAVIADVTDGAHSLGELDFARMARGVGLPEPTRQAVHKGPKGRVYLDVRWDDVRLVVEIDGGHHALALNPVDDALRQNERVVAGERVLRIPVIGLRLMPQEFLLQVRRLYDALHHARR, encoded by the coding sequence ATGACAGGTGAGTCCGCAGCCGTCAGGCACCTCGTGGTCGGCCGCCCCAAGAGGTATGGCGCTGACCGGCGTTCCGTCGCGACCGAGCTCGCGGCGGAACACGGTGGCGTGGTGCATCGCCTCGCGCTGGCCCGGCACGGCATCGACCGTCACGGCATTCGGACCGAGATCGCAGCAGGGCGGTGGTTCCGGTCGGGGCGTCATACCGTGGCCGTCGGTTCACCCGAGCTGAGCATCGTCGCACGGCGGTGGCGTGCGGTCTGGGAGACCGGCTCCGGGGCGCGGCTCGACGGAGCCAGCGCGCTGGGTGCGGCCGGCATGACCGGCTTCACCACATCGGTGATCGACGTGTCGTTGCCCGCCCGAAACCGACATCACCCGGTGGCCGGCGTGCGCCCGCATCGGTTGCATCATCCTGCGCCCGTCGTCGGTGCGGGAATCCCGCGCGTTTCGACCGAGATCGGCACGATCCACGCGGCGCAGTGGGCGGTGTCGGACCGCCAGGCGGCGTTGTTGATCTGTTTGCCGGTGCAGCAGCGGCTGACGACTCCGGCGCGGCTCGGGCTGGCCTGGCGTGGAGTGAACCGATCGGCGCGGCGGTCGTTCCTGGATGCGGTGATCGCCGACGTGACCGACGGTGCACATTCCTTGGGTGAGCTCGACTTCGCGCGGATGGCGCGTGGGGTCGGTTTGCCTGAGCCGACGCGGCAGGCGGTGCACAAGGGTCCGAAGGGCCGCGTCTATCTCGATGTCCGGTGGGACGACGTCAGGCTCGTGGTCGAGATCGACGGCGGTCACCATGCCCTTGCGCTCAACCCCGTCGATGACGCCTTGCGGCAGAACGAGCGGGTGGTCGCAGGCGAGCGGGTCCTACGGATCCCGGTCATCGGGCTGCGGCTGATGCCGCAGGAGTTCCTGCTGCAGGTCCGCCGGTTGTATGACGCGCTCCACCACGCCCGGCGCTGA
- a CDS encoding GNAT family protein, whose translation MLRGLRARADKREFLELRSANAAWTRPWDSTAPGPSAATSMSYSQMVHAQDREAREGRLLPFAVERDGELVGQMHLFGISRGALLSASAGYWIGERYTGRSITPFALALLIDHAFGDAGLHRIEVNIRPDNDASLRVVEKLGLREEGLRKRYLHINGAWHDHLTFAVTVEELPSETMVERFRRRVGG comes from the coding sequence GTGTTGCGCGGGCTGCGGGCTCGCGCGGACAAGAGGGAGTTCCTGGAGTTGCGCTCCGCCAACGCGGCGTGGACCCGCCCGTGGGACTCGACCGCTCCCGGCCCCAGCGCCGCGACCTCGATGAGCTACTCCCAGATGGTCCACGCGCAGGACCGGGAAGCGCGTGAGGGACGGCTGCTGCCGTTCGCGGTCGAGCGGGACGGCGAACTCGTCGGCCAGATGCACCTGTTCGGCATCTCCCGGGGCGCGCTGTTGTCCGCGTCCGCGGGCTACTGGATCGGGGAGCGGTATACCGGCCGGTCGATCACACCGTTCGCGCTCGCGCTGCTGATCGACCACGCCTTCGGTGACGCCGGGCTGCACCGGATCGAGGTGAACATCCGGCCGGACAACGACGCGAGTCTGCGTGTCGTGGAGAAGCTGGGGCTGCGCGAAGAGGGGCTGCGGAAGCGGTACCTGCACATCAACGGCGCCTGGCACGACCACCTGACCTTCGCGGTGACCGTCGAGGAACTCCCGAGCGAGACCATGGTCGAGCGCTTCCGTCGCCGCGTCGGGGGCTGA
- a CDS encoding MogA/MoaB family molybdenum cofactor biosynthesis protein: MSSAWVITCSNRASAGVYDDRSGKLLEKALQDWGFTVTRKVVPDGPPVGDALREAVQAGARVVLTSGGTGISPTDRTPEETRAVLDHEVPGIPEALRAEGVRGGIPTACLSRGIAGVAGRALIVNLPGSTGGVKDALGLLEAVLPHAVSQLDGGDH, from the coding sequence GTGAGTAGTGCCTGGGTGATCACCTGCTCCAACCGCGCGTCCGCCGGAGTGTATGACGACCGCTCCGGCAAGCTCCTCGAAAAGGCTTTGCAGGACTGGGGTTTCACCGTCACCCGCAAGGTTGTGCCGGACGGTCCTCCGGTCGGTGACGCGTTGCGCGAGGCGGTGCAGGCGGGGGCGCGGGTCGTGCTCACCTCCGGCGGGACGGGCATCTCGCCGACCGACCGCACCCCCGAGGAGACCCGGGCGGTGCTCGACCACGAGGTGCCGGGCATCCCCGAGGCGTTGCGTGCCGAGGGCGTGCGTGGCGGCATACCGACCGCGTGTCTGTCGCGTGGCATCGCCGGTGTCGCCGGCCGGGCCCTGATCGTCAACCTCCCCGGCTCGACCGGCGGGGTCAAGGACGCTCTCGGTCTGCTCGAAGCCGTGCTGCCACACGCGGTGTCGCAACTGGACGGCGGCGATCATTAG
- the moaC gene encoding cyclic pyranopterin monophosphate synthase MoaC, which produces MAEKLTHLRNDGTAHMVDVSAKAVTARVAEARGRVLLSATAIDALRSDTVPKGDALAVARIAGIQAAKRTPDLVPLAHPIAVHAVAVDLTVADDGVDIVAEVRTADRTGIEMEALTCVTVAALALIDMIKAVDKHARITDVRVTAKAGGRSGDWREGDPRE; this is translated from the coding sequence ATGGCTGAGAAACTGACCCACCTCAGGAACGACGGCACCGCGCACATGGTCGACGTCAGCGCGAAGGCCGTGACCGCGCGCGTCGCCGAGGCGCGGGGTCGGGTCCTGTTGTCCGCCACCGCGATCGACGCGCTGCGATCGGACACCGTGCCCAAGGGTGACGCGCTCGCGGTCGCGCGGATCGCCGGGATCCAGGCCGCCAAACGCACCCCCGATCTGGTGCCGCTGGCGCACCCGATCGCGGTGCATGCCGTCGCCGTCGACCTGACCGTGGCCGACGACGGGGTCGACATCGTCGCGGAGGTGCGCACCGCCGACCGCACCGGCATCGAGATGGAGGCGCTGACCTGTGTGACCGTCGCCGCGCTCGCACTGATCGACATGATCAAGGCCGTCGACAAGCACGCCCGGATCACGGACGTCCGCGTCACCGCCAAGGCCGGTGGTCGCTCCGGCGACTGGCGCGAAGGAGACCCGCGTGAGTAG
- the glp gene encoding gephyrin-like molybdotransferase Glp — MLTFDEYQQRVIASVGPLPAQRRPTAEVADLLGMVTAESVRSAVALPGFTNSAMDGYAVVAADVQRATEESPVEMPVAGDIPAGDTRQLELSAGSCWRIMTGAPLPTGADAVVQVELTDGGTERVQIRGAVDAGTAVRRQGEDVQPGDEVLAGGTLLQPRHVPVLLSVGVDEIAVLPRPRVAVVSTGDELVSPGEPVAHGQVVDSNGPMLGALARECGFEVAEVRRAGDTAEAVRQALSELAQTADLIVTSGGVSAGAFEPMKLAFEDSDHFEFVKVAMQPGKPQGIGTVAGTPVFALPGNPVSSLVSFLLFVAPAARVLAGRDPAVPTVEAAVAERWTSPPGRQQFARVVFDEDGRVVRPIGGQGSHVLGGLAGSQALAIVPAATTEVAVGETLRVIPLEGLA; from the coding sequence GTGCTGACCTTCGACGAATACCAGCAACGGGTGATCGCCTCGGTGGGCCCGTTGCCCGCTCAACGGCGGCCGACCGCCGAGGTGGCCGACCTGCTGGGCATGGTCACCGCGGAGTCGGTGCGCAGCGCGGTCGCCCTGCCCGGCTTCACCAACTCGGCGATGGACGGGTATGCCGTCGTCGCCGCCGACGTGCAACGGGCCACCGAGGAGTCACCGGTCGAGATGCCGGTGGCCGGCGACATCCCCGCCGGCGACACCCGACAGTTGGAGCTGTCCGCGGGATCCTGCTGGCGGATCATGACCGGTGCGCCGTTACCGACCGGGGCCGATGCGGTCGTGCAGGTCGAGCTGACCGACGGCGGCACGGAACGGGTCCAGATCCGCGGGGCCGTCGACGCCGGCACCGCGGTGCGGCGCCAGGGCGAGGACGTGCAGCCGGGCGACGAGGTCCTCGCCGGCGGAACGCTGTTGCAGCCGCGGCACGTCCCGGTGCTCCTGTCGGTCGGCGTCGACGAGATAGCGGTGCTCCCGCGGCCGCGCGTCGCGGTCGTGAGCACCGGCGACGAACTGGTGTCACCGGGCGAGCCGGTCGCCCACGGGCAGGTCGTCGACTCCAACGGGCCGATGCTGGGCGCGCTCGCGCGGGAGTGCGGGTTCGAGGTCGCCGAGGTGCGTCGTGCGGGCGACACCGCCGAGGCCGTCCGGCAGGCACTCAGCGAACTCGCCCAGACCGCGGACCTGATCGTCACCAGCGGCGGCGTCAGCGCCGGAGCGTTCGAGCCGATGAAGCTGGCCTTCGAGGACAGCGACCACTTCGAGTTCGTGAAGGTCGCCATGCAGCCCGGGAAACCGCAGGGCATCGGGACGGTAGCGGGCACACCGGTTTTCGCGCTCCCCGGCAACCCGGTGAGCTCGCTGGTGTCCTTCCTGCTGTTCGTGGCGCCGGCCGCACGGGTGCTCGCCGGCCGGGACCCGGCGGTGCCCACGGTCGAGGCGGCGGTGGCGGAGCGGTGGACCTCCCCTCCGGGTCGGCAGCAGTTCGCCCGGGTCGTGTTCGACGAGGACGGCCGGGTCGTGCGTCCCATCGGCGGGCAGGGGTCCCATGTGCTCGGCGGGCTGGCGGGTTCGCAGGCGCTCGCCATCGTCCCGGCTGCCACGACAGAGGTTGCCGTCGGGGAGACGCTGCGCGTCATACCCCTGGAGGGCCTGGCGTGA
- the galU gene encoding UTP--glucose-1-phosphate uridylyltransferase GalU, with the protein MTTQGNSAVLKAVIPAAGLGTRFLPSTKAIPKEMLPVVDKPAIQYVVEEAERAGIHDILMVTGRNKTALEDHFDRHWELEQALERKDDQLRLRRVRKSANLGNVHFIRQGEPLGLGHAVLSARTHVGDSPFAVLLGDDLIDERDQLLERMVQTQDMYGGSVVALMEVPEDQIHLYGCAAVSAIPDATDDLVRVNSLVEKPAIGEAPSNLAIIGRYVLSPQIFDVLAHTGPGRGGEIQLTDALLEMAQNPDRPGGGVTGVVFSGRRYDTGDRLDYLKAMVRLAVRHRDFGSDFRAWLTDWIDTDEGRGRHPGTDETDGDHLGH; encoded by the coding sequence ATGACGACTCAGGGGAATTCCGCTGTCCTCAAGGCTGTGATTCCGGCTGCCGGTCTCGGCACCCGGTTCCTGCCCTCCACCAAGGCGATCCCGAAAGAGATGCTGCCCGTGGTGGACAAGCCGGCCATCCAGTACGTGGTCGAGGAGGCCGAGCGGGCCGGCATACACGACATCCTCATGGTGACCGGGCGCAACAAGACGGCGCTGGAGGACCATTTCGACCGGCACTGGGAGCTCGAGCAGGCGCTGGAGCGCAAGGACGACCAGCTGCGGCTGCGCCGGGTGCGCAAGTCGGCGAACCTCGGCAACGTGCATTTCATCCGCCAGGGTGAGCCGCTCGGTCTGGGCCACGCCGTGCTGTCCGCGCGGACGCACGTGGGTGACAGCCCGTTCGCGGTGCTGCTCGGTGACGACCTGATCGACGAGCGGGATCAGTTGCTGGAGCGGATGGTTCAGACCCAGGACATGTATGGCGGGTCGGTCGTCGCGTTGATGGAGGTGCCGGAGGACCAGATCCACCTCTACGGCTGCGCGGCCGTGTCGGCGATCCCGGATGCCACCGACGACCTCGTGCGGGTCAACTCCCTCGTCGAGAAGCCGGCGATCGGGGAGGCGCCGAGCAATCTGGCGATCATCGGTCGCTATGTGCTCTCACCGCAGATCTTCGATGTGCTCGCGCACACCGGACCCGGCCGCGGCGGCGAGATCCAGCTGACCGACGCCCTGCTGGAGATGGCGCAGAACCCGGACCGGCCGGGCGGAGGCGTGACCGGCGTGGTCTTCAGCGGCCGGCGCTACGACACCGGTGACCGGCTCGACTACCTCAAGGCGATGGTGCGGCTGGCGGTGCGGCACCGTGACTTCGGCTCGGACTTCCGCGCCTGGCTGACCGACTGGATCGACACCGACGAGGGACGCGGCCGGCATCCGGGCACCGACGAGACCGACGGTGACCATCTCGGGCACTGA
- a CDS encoding 5-formyltetrahydrofolate cyclo-ligase: MTRLTLPSDKKAARRVVRTARTARRAGVTDEEWAELGADLGAGLVAWLRGRPRPSVVALYESLRTEPPTSGVRDALISLNVRLLVPILLDDKDLSWRDPETGAELGVDAIADADLIITPGLAVAAGSGLRLGQGGGSYDRALARAEQRTPVLTMLFDDELVEHVPAEPHDRPVHAVLTPAGGVAAVGRTV, from the coding sequence ATGACGCGGCTCACGTTGCCCTCCGACAAAAAGGCCGCACGGCGGGTGGTGCGGACGGCGCGCACGGCCCGGCGGGCGGGCGTGACGGACGAAGAATGGGCGGAGCTCGGGGCAGACCTCGGCGCCGGTCTGGTGGCCTGGCTGCGCGGCCGGCCGCGCCCGTCCGTGGTCGCGCTCTACGAATCGCTGCGGACCGAACCACCCACGAGTGGGGTGCGGGATGCGTTGATTTCACTCAACGTTCGGCTGCTCGTCCCGATCCTGTTGGACGACAAGGACCTGTCCTGGCGGGATCCGGAGACGGGTGCTGAGCTCGGCGTCGACGCGATCGCGGACGCCGACCTGATCATCACCCCCGGGCTCGCCGTCGCTGCGGGTTCCGGTCTGCGGCTCGGGCAGGGCGGCGGCAGCTACGACCGCGCCCTGGCCCGGGCCGAGCAACGAACTCCCGTGCTGACAATGCTTTTCGACGACGAGCTGGTCGAGCACGTCCCCGCGGAGCCGCACGATCGCCCGGTGCACGCCGTGCTGACACCCGCGGGTGGGGTGGCGGCGGTCGGACGCACCGTTTGA
- a CDS encoding potassium/proton antiporter — MATSAASSFTTHDLAAVLFIGSLVLLISILAVRFANRSGMPTLVLYLGIGLVMGEAGLGIHFENPELTQVLGYSALVLILAEGGISTRWSGIRRSIAPAAVLSTLGVLVSVVTVAVFVAPLLGKSWTIALLLGAIVTSTDAAAVFSVLKRVGLPRRLTGVLEAESGFNDAPVVLLVVALATAATPGQTAHAWWVVTIEAVLELVGGAIIGLLLGWIFAHLSRRAAPGSSGLFSIGILAVTILAYAAATLAHTSGFIAVYLAALVLGNSNLPHHRAVHGFAQSFGWLAQIGLFVLLGLLASPSRLGSQVVPAIVVGLVLLLIARPLSVFASLTWFRFSWREQLFLSWAGLRGAVPVVLATVPLTVGTPRTEWIFDLVFVLVLVFTLVQALPMPWIARTLGLAESAQVIDLDVEATPLEELRADVLQLHVGATSRLNGVEIQELRLPEGANVTLIVRGDQGFVPTRRTVIRRGDQLLLVTTAGSREQAIRRVRSVSRDGRMAGWSTPWRTDSDQ; from the coding sequence GTGGCCACCTCCGCGGCATCGAGCTTCACCACCCACGACCTGGCAGCCGTGCTGTTCATCGGCTCACTGGTGCTGCTGATCTCCATCCTGGCGGTCCGTTTCGCGAACCGGTCGGGCATGCCGACACTCGTGCTCTACCTCGGGATCGGCCTGGTCATGGGCGAGGCCGGGCTCGGCATACATTTCGAGAATCCGGAGCTGACCCAGGTCCTCGGCTACTCGGCACTGGTGCTGATCCTCGCCGAAGGTGGCATCTCGACGCGCTGGTCCGGCATCCGAAGATCCATCGCGCCCGCGGCGGTGCTCTCGACGCTCGGCGTGCTGGTCTCGGTCGTGACGGTCGCCGTGTTCGTCGCACCCCTGCTCGGCAAGTCGTGGACCATCGCGCTGCTGCTCGGCGCCATCGTCACCTCCACGGACGCCGCGGCGGTGTTCTCGGTGCTGAAACGGGTCGGTCTGCCCCGGCGGCTCACCGGCGTGCTGGAGGCGGAGTCCGGTTTCAACGACGCCCCTGTCGTGCTGCTGGTCGTCGCCCTCGCGACGGCCGCGACCCCCGGACAGACGGCGCACGCGTGGTGGGTCGTGACGATCGAGGCGGTCCTGGAGCTGGTGGGCGGCGCGATCATCGGTCTGCTGCTCGGCTGGATCTTCGCCCACCTCAGTCGGCGCGCAGCGCCGGGCTCCTCGGGTCTGTTCTCGATCGGCATCCTGGCCGTCACGATCCTGGCGTATGCCGCCGCGACCCTCGCGCACACCAGCGGCTTCATCGCGGTCTACCTGGCCGCGCTCGTCCTGGGCAACAGCAACCTGCCGCACCACCGGGCCGTGCACGGCTTCGCCCAGTCCTTCGGCTGGCTGGCCCAGATCGGCCTGTTCGTGCTGCTGGGCCTGCTCGCCTCACCCAGCCGGCTCGGCTCGCAGGTGGTCCCGGCCATCGTCGTCGGTCTGGTGCTGCTGTTGATCGCCCGGCCGCTGTCGGTCTTCGCCAGCCTGACGTGGTTCCGGTTCTCCTGGCGTGAGCAGCTGTTCCTGTCCTGGGCCGGGCTGCGCGGTGCGGTCCCGGTCGTGCTCGCCACGGTGCCGCTCACCGTCGGCACCCCGCGCACCGAGTGGATCTTCGACCTCGTCTTCGTGCTGGTGCTGGTCTTCACGCTGGTCCAGGCGCTGCCGATGCCGTGGATCGCGCGCACCCTCGGGCTCGCCGAGTCGGCGCAGGTGATCGACCTCGACGTGGAGGCCACCCCGTTGGAGGAGCTGCGCGCCGACGTCCTGCAGCTGCACGTCGGCGCCACCTCACGGCTCAACGGCGTCGAGATCCAGGAGTTGCGCCTGCCCGAGGGCGCGAACGTCACCCTCATCGTGCGCGGCGACCAGGGCTTCGTACCCACCCGCCGCACCGTCATCCGGCGTGGTGACCAGCTGCTGCTGGTCACCACCGCGGGCTCGCGGGAGCAGGCGATCCGCCGGGTGCGCTCGGTGTCCCGGGACGGTCGTATGGCGGGCTGGTCGACCCCGTGGCGCACCGATTCGGACCAGTAA
- a CDS encoding FmdB family zinc ribbon protein — MPTYAYACKDCGHAFDVQQSFSDDALTVCPECGGVLRKQFGAVGVVFKGSGFYKTDSRESGKKTAPSSAATAKDSSSKDSASKDSSSKDATKSSGGDKAASAASGSSSSSSSSSGSSSSGGSAA, encoded by the coding sequence GTGCCGACCTACGCCTATGCATGCAAGGACTGCGGGCACGCCTTCGATGTCCAGCAGTCCTTCTCCGATGACGCCCTGACCGTGTGCCCCGAGTGCGGTGGCGTGTTGCGCAAGCAGTTCGGCGCCGTAGGGGTCGTCTTCAAGGGCTCCGGCTTCTACAAGACCGACTCGCGCGAGTCGGGCAAGAAGACCGCGCCGTCGAGCGCGGCGACCGCCAAGGACTCCTCCAGCAAGGACTCCGCGTCGAAGGACTCGTCCAGCAAGGACGCGACCAAGTCCTCGGGCGGTGACAAGGCGGCGTCCGCGGCGTCCGGCTCCTCGTCGTCGAGTTCGTCGTCCTCCGGCTCGTCGTCGAGCGGCGGCAGCGCGGCCTGA
- a CDS encoding S-methyl-5'-thioadenosine phosphorylase, producing the protein MTSAQRADIGVIGGSGFYSFFDDPERISVDTPFGAPSDDIVLGAVDGRRVAFLARHGQGHRYPPHLVNYRANLWALRSVGVRQVLAPCAVGSLRAEHTPGTLLVPDQVVDRTSGRASTVYDEVGPVVHVSFADPYCPQGRSALLTGAGEHFDRLVDGGTLVVIGGPRFSSRAESQWHQAAGWSVVGMTGMPEASIARELAMCFSTACLITDNDAGVEGGGESVTHEEVMRVFGDNIERLKVALREAISRLPEAESDDAATCPCRRVLDGQELPITLPS; encoded by the coding sequence ATGACTTCAGCGCAGCGAGCGGATATCGGCGTCATCGGCGGCTCGGGCTTCTACTCCTTCTTCGACGACCCCGAGCGGATCAGCGTCGACACCCCGTTCGGAGCGCCGAGCGACGACATCGTCCTCGGCGCTGTGGACGGCCGCCGGGTCGCCTTCCTCGCGCGGCACGGCCAGGGTCACCGTTACCCGCCGCACCTGGTCAACTACCGGGCCAATCTCTGGGCGCTGCGCTCGGTCGGGGTCCGCCAGGTGCTCGCGCCGTGCGCGGTCGGCTCGCTGCGTGCCGAGCACACCCCCGGCACGCTGCTGGTGCCCGACCAGGTCGTCGACCGCACCAGCGGGCGAGCAAGCACCGTGTATGACGAAGTCGGCCCGGTCGTGCACGTTTCCTTCGCCGATCCCTATTGTCCGCAGGGGCGTTCGGCCCTGCTCACGGGTGCCGGCGAACACTTCGACCGCCTGGTGGACGGCGGCACCCTGGTCGTGATCGGCGGACCGCGTTTCTCCTCCCGTGCGGAGTCGCAGTGGCACCAGGCAGCTGGATGGTCCGTCGTCGGCATGACCGGCATGCCGGAGGCGTCGATCGCACGTGAACTGGCGATGTGCTTCTCCACCGCGTGCCTGATCACCGACAACGACGCCGGCGTCGAGGGTGGTGGCGAGTCCGTCACCCACGAGGAGGTCATGCGGGTCTTCGGCGACAACATCGAGCGGCTCAAGGTCGCCCTGCGCGAGGCGATCTCGCGACTGCCGGAGGCGGAGTCGGACGACGCCGCGACCTGCCCCTGCCGTCGGGTGCTCGACGGTCAGGAGCTGCCGATCACCCTGCCGTCATGA